The following proteins are co-located in the Hydrogenophaga sp. RAC07 genome:
- a CDS encoding EVE domain-containing protein produces the protein MTASPAPRYWLMKSEPDECSIDDALAAPGATVPWTGVRNYQARNFMRDGMRIGDGVLFYHSSCPQPGIAGIAEVASTTRPDPTQFDPQSPYFDAKSQPEEPRWLLLDVKALRKTRLLGLPELRANPALADMTLLQRGSRLSITPVSEAHWQLITGTLLKT, from the coding sequence ATGACCGCATCCCCCGCACCCCGCTACTGGTTGATGAAATCCGAGCCCGACGAGTGCTCGATCGACGACGCACTCGCCGCACCCGGCGCCACCGTGCCCTGGACCGGCGTGCGCAACTACCAGGCGCGCAACTTCATGCGCGACGGCATGCGGATCGGCGACGGCGTGCTGTTCTACCACTCGAGTTGCCCGCAGCCCGGCATTGCCGGCATCGCCGAGGTCGCGTCCACCACCCGCCCCGACCCCACGCAGTTCGACCCGCAGTCGCCCTACTTCGACGCCAAGTCCCAACCCGAGGAACCGCGCTGGCTGCTGCTGGATGTGAAGGCGCTGCGCAAGACGCGGCTGCTGGGCCTGCCCGAGTTGCGCGCGAACCCCGCACTGGCCGACATGACCCTGCTGCAGCGTGGGAGCCGGTTGTCCATCACGCCGGTGAGTGAAGCGCATTGGCAGCTGATCACCGGGACCCTGCTGAAGACCTGA
- a CDS encoding CobW family GTP-binding protein translates to MAFILPPLNTSDAAGPAARIPITVLTGFLGSGKTTLLNRLLRQPDMHGTAVVINEFGSVGLDHDLVDHTEENMVLLANGCICCTVRGDLVEAFERLAQSPEAQRGALRHVVVETTGLADPAPILHTLMGDPRLAQRWRLAGVACTVDAFNAMATLDQHTEAVKQAAVADRLLLTKSDLVKPEHVAPLLERLRGINPLAVVTTDAADALNALQGLLDRPSAALWLPVSKDNERSFFFPVGAPGQHDPNRHDDHIRSHVIVREQPLSREGFMAWLDMIAAMRGDDLLRVKGIVHLADDPEHPMVIHGVQHLFHPPETLARWPSEDRRTRIVFITRNMDAEEIDATLSIFERRRSRGPRPSQPV, encoded by the coding sequence ATGGCCTTCATCCTGCCCCCTCTGAACACCAGCGATGCCGCCGGGCCGGCCGCACGGATTCCCATCACCGTGCTCACCGGCTTTCTGGGCAGCGGCAAGACCACGCTGCTCAACCGGCTGCTGCGCCAGCCCGACATGCACGGCACGGCGGTGGTCATCAACGAGTTCGGCTCGGTGGGGCTGGACCACGACCTGGTGGACCATACCGAAGAGAACATGGTGCTGCTGGCCAACGGCTGCATCTGCTGCACCGTGCGCGGCGATCTGGTCGAGGCCTTCGAGCGCCTGGCGCAAAGCCCCGAAGCACAACGCGGCGCCCTGCGCCACGTGGTGGTGGAAACCACCGGCCTGGCCGACCCCGCGCCCATCCTGCACACGCTCATGGGCGACCCGCGTCTGGCACAGCGCTGGCGCCTCGCCGGCGTGGCCTGCACGGTGGACGCCTTCAACGCCATGGCCACGCTGGACCAGCACACCGAGGCTGTGAAGCAGGCCGCCGTGGCCGACCGTTTGCTGCTCACCAAGTCCGACCTGGTGAAGCCCGAACACGTCGCGCCCTTGCTGGAGCGGCTGCGCGGCATCAACCCGCTGGCGGTGGTGACGACCGATGCTGCCGACGCCTTGAACGCGTTGCAAGGCCTGCTGGACCGGCCGAGCGCCGCGCTGTGGTTGCCGGTGTCCAAAGACAATGAGCGGTCGTTTTTCTTCCCGGTGGGTGCGCCGGGGCAGCACGACCCGAACCGGCACGATGACCACATCCGGTCGCACGTCATCGTGCGCGAGCAACCGCTCTCGCGCGAAGGCTTCATGGCCTGGCTGGACATGATCGCGGCCATGCGCGGTGACGACCTGTTGCGCGTGAAAGGCATCGTGCACCTGGCCGACGACCCGGAGCATCCGATGGTGATCCACGGCGTGCAGCACCTGTTCCATCCACCCGAGACGCTGGCGCGATGGCCCAGCGAGGACCGGCGCACCCGCATCGTGTTCATCACCCGAAACATGGACGCCGAAGAGATCGACGCGACCCTGAGCATTTTTGAAAGACGCCGCAGCCGCGGCCCACGCCCCTCCCAACCCGTTTGA
- a CDS encoding type II toxin-antitoxin system MqsA family antitoxin → MKCPHCGAAKLVHDTRDMSYTYKGESTTIPAVSGDFCPSCDEVVLNAAESARLSAAMLDFNKQVNAAIVDPAFIVNVRKKLALDQREAAEIFGGGVNAFSRYENGKTKPPLALVKLLRVLDRHPELLDEVRAV, encoded by the coding sequence ATGAAATGCCCTCACTGTGGTGCCGCGAAGCTGGTGCACGACACCCGCGACATGTCCTACACCTACAAGGGCGAAAGCACCACCATCCCCGCCGTCTCGGGCGACTTCTGCCCTTCGTGTGACGAGGTTGTTCTCAATGCTGCCGAATCCGCCCGACTGAGCGCGGCGATGCTGGATTTCAACAAACAGGTGAACGCCGCCATCGTGGATCCGGCCTTCATCGTCAACGTGCGCAAGAAGCTCGCACTGGACCAGCGCGAAGCCGCCGAGATTTTTGGCGGTGGGGTCAACGCGTTCTCCCGCTACGAGAACGGCAAGACCAAGCCACCGCTGGCGCTGGTGAAACTGCTCAGGGTGCTGGACCGGCATCCGGAATTGCTGGATGAGGTGCGCGCTGTCTGA
- a CDS encoding Bug family tripartite tricarboxylate transporter substrate binding protein translates to MKQLIACAVLGACSLSPALAQGKFPDGIVKLVVPFAAGGGVDQAARLLGRQLQTDLGVSVIVENKGGASGTIGGKAVQTSPADGQTLLFSAATHVLAQQVLANPPYDPQTDFEPIARVGEAPLLLVIPPNAPQKTLKEVLDAARQSPEKWTAALPALGAPSHLATLLLAKQGNVKITMTPYRGTAPALADVAGGHVQVLMDSIISLQGMARSGKVKPIATTSAQRSGVAPDVPTAVESGYPGMVYNSWYGVWAPKGTPKDRVQFLNKAVNKAVAELAKTGAFTTLGILPVIESSEQFRKYIAADVSRSAELLKESGFKPE, encoded by the coding sequence ATGAAACAACTGATCGCCTGCGCCGTGCTCGGTGCCTGCAGCCTTTCGCCCGCGCTGGCGCAAGGCAAATTCCCCGACGGCATCGTCAAGCTGGTGGTGCCCTTCGCCGCTGGCGGCGGTGTGGACCAGGCGGCCCGTTTGCTCGGTCGGCAATTGCAGACCGATCTGGGCGTGTCGGTCATCGTGGAGAACAAGGGCGGCGCCAGCGGCACCATCGGCGGCAAGGCGGTGCAGACCTCACCGGCCGACGGGCAGACCCTGCTGTTCTCCGCCGCCACGCACGTGCTGGCCCAGCAGGTGCTGGCCAACCCGCCTTACGACCCGCAGACCGACTTTGAACCCATCGCGCGCGTGGGTGAAGCGCCGCTGCTGCTGGTGATCCCGCCCAATGCACCGCAAAAAACGCTCAAGGAAGTGCTGGACGCAGCCCGTCAGAGCCCCGAGAAGTGGACCGCCGCTTTGCCAGCTCTGGGCGCACCCAGCCACCTGGCCACGCTGCTGCTGGCCAAGCAGGGCAACGTCAAGATCACCATGACGCCATACCGGGGCACCGCGCCCGCGCTGGCCGATGTGGCGGGCGGCCATGTGCAGGTCCTCATGGACTCCATCATTTCGCTGCAAGGCATGGCCCGCAGCGGCAAGGTCAAGCCCATCGCCACCACTTCGGCCCAGCGCAGCGGCGTGGCGCCCGACGTGCCCACGGCCGTTGAAAGCGGCTACCCGGGCATGGTCTACAACTCCTGGTACGGCGTGTGGGCCCCCAAGGGCACACCCAAAGACCGGGTGCAGTTCCTGAACAAGGCCGTCAACAAGGCGGTGGCCGAGCTGGCCAAAACGGGTGCGTTCACCACGCTGGGCATCTTGCCGGTGATTGAGAGCTCGGAACAGTTCCGCAAGTACATCGCTGCCGACGTGTCGCGCAGCGCCGAACTGCTCAAGGAGTCGGGCTTCAAGCCGGAATGA
- a CDS encoding type II toxin-antitoxin system MqsR family toxin — protein sequence MEKGKPHCKLQTVKTLVASGHVRSTFSALAGGAALGLDFDGIVAVVMSLTSKDFHKSMTTHADHRIWQDVYRPSTPVGDLYLKLTVVDDVLIVSFKEL from the coding sequence ATGGAAAAAGGCAAGCCGCACTGCAAGTTGCAGACGGTCAAGACGCTGGTTGCATCCGGTCATGTGAGATCCACGTTCTCTGCGCTGGCCGGTGGTGCGGCGCTGGGGCTGGATTTCGACGGCATCGTGGCGGTGGTGATGTCGCTGACATCAAAGGACTTCCACAAAAGCATGACCACGCATGCCGACCACCGCATCTGGCAAGACGTGTACCGCCCGTCAACCCCGGTGGGCGATCTCTATCTGAAACTCACCGTCGTTGACGACGTGCTCATCGTGTCATTCAAGGAGCTCTGA
- the imuA gene encoding translesion DNA synthesis-associated protein ImuA, with amino-acid sequence MHPALDWQEDDLSSALMFSTPPDPPRPARPVRLPGELPMAVAAAIWRGDQLGGPVSAVLSSGFEALDAQLPGGGWPCHGVIEILASQSGMLEWRLLGPALRQVCAAGRAVVVVGPPKAPHLPGLRFEGIDERHLVWVRADTAAERLWSAEQLIKANACGALVVWLPQARSEQVRRLQVLAASCEGPVFLCRPSAAARESSAAPLRLQARVGLDWELQLDIFKRKGPPLQDTLRLGSVPGGLRAILTPRLRFPSRLLPSDLSREADHVVVSTPAPDRPHRAVH; translated from the coding sequence ATGCATCCCGCCCTCGACTGGCAGGAGGACGACCTGTCTTCCGCGCTGATGTTTTCAACCCCGCCCGACCCGCCGCGCCCGGCACGTCCAGTGCGCCTGCCCGGTGAATTGCCCATGGCCGTGGCCGCCGCCATCTGGCGCGGCGACCAGCTGGGTGGCCCGGTCTCGGCCGTGCTGTCCAGCGGCTTCGAGGCACTGGACGCGCAACTGCCCGGCGGCGGCTGGCCCTGCCACGGCGTCATTGAAATCCTGGCCTCGCAGAGCGGCATGCTGGAGTGGCGCCTGCTCGGGCCGGCGCTGCGCCAGGTGTGTGCCGCCGGCCGCGCGGTGGTGGTGGTGGGGCCGCCCAAGGCGCCGCACCTGCCGGGCCTGCGCTTCGAGGGCATCGACGAGCGCCACCTGGTCTGGGTGCGGGCCGACACGGCGGCCGAGCGCCTGTGGTCGGCCGAACAACTCATCAAGGCCAACGCCTGCGGTGCGCTGGTGGTGTGGCTGCCGCAGGCGCGGTCTGAGCAGGTGCGCCGCCTGCAGGTGCTGGCCGCCAGTTGCGAAGGCCCGGTGTTTTTGTGCCGCCCCAGCGCGGCGGCGCGCGAATCGTCGGCCGCGCCGTTGCGGCTGCAGGCCCGCGTGGGGCTTGATTGGGAACTGCAGCTGGACATCTTCAAACGCAAGGGTCCGCCGCTGCAGGACACGCTGCGCCTGGGCTCGGTGCCCGGCGGCCTGCGCGCCATCCTCACGCCGCGGCTGCGTTTCCCCAGCCGTCTGTTGCCCTCCGATCTGTCCCGAGAGGCCGACCATGTTGTGGTCAGCACTCCTGCTCCCGACCGCCCCCACCGCGCCGTCCACTGA
- a CDS encoding Y-family DNA polymerase has translation MLWSALLLPTAPTAPSTEAARRAVATWALQFTPRVALADGAVLMEVAGSVRLFGGKRALRDRVVAESADVGVTQVAWAANSLAALALARAGLENGFRQALPLLLDALPMQVLSAVHPHLTTLAHIGCRTLGDVRALPRGGVGRRFDKHLLQAIDQAYGAEPEAHVWVALPERFEERLELMARVEQAPALLWGARRLLLVMSGWLAARRAGVTAFTLRWAHDAMRARDAGEGGEITVRTAEPTRDTEHLCRLLAEHLAHVQLLAPVGDLHLLATDVQPLVERSASLLPDTVRQGETLHLVLERLAARLGPGRVLRPVVLQDHRQEWMCRWQSAPEPLPRKPAPDTGMPQPTFVLPEPLRLLVRGNRPIYQGELQLLAGPQRVEGGWWDRVDGASNTRNVVRDYWVALSAKAGVLWIFQTRLEETPAWYLHGHFA, from the coding sequence ATGTTGTGGTCAGCACTCCTGCTCCCGACCGCCCCCACCGCGCCGTCCACTGAGGCGGCGCGCCGGGCCGTGGCCACCTGGGCGTTGCAGTTCACGCCCCGCGTGGCGCTGGCCGACGGTGCGGTGCTCATGGAGGTGGCGGGGAGCGTGCGCCTGTTTGGCGGCAAACGCGCGTTGCGCGACCGCGTGGTGGCCGAGAGCGCCGACGTGGGTGTGACCCAGGTGGCCTGGGCGGCCAACAGCCTGGCCGCGCTGGCGCTGGCGCGCGCGGGGCTGGAGAACGGTTTCAGGCAAGCGCTGCCGCTGCTGCTCGATGCCTTGCCCATGCAGGTGTTGAGCGCGGTGCACCCGCATCTCACCACGCTCGCGCACATCGGCTGCCGCACGCTGGGCGACGTGCGCGCGTTGCCGCGGGGTGGGGTGGGGCGGCGGTTCGACAAGCACTTGCTGCAGGCGATCGACCAGGCCTACGGCGCCGAGCCCGAGGCCCATGTGTGGGTGGCGCTGCCCGAGCGGTTCGAGGAGCGGCTGGAGCTCATGGCGCGCGTGGAGCAGGCGCCGGCCCTGCTGTGGGGCGCGCGGCGTTTGCTGCTGGTCATGAGCGGCTGGCTGGCGGCGCGGCGCGCGGGTGTCACGGCCTTCACGCTGCGCTGGGCGCACGACGCCATGCGCGCACGCGACGCGGGCGAGGGCGGCGAGATCACGGTGCGCACGGCCGAGCCCACGCGCGACACCGAACACCTCTGCCGCCTGCTGGCCGAGCACCTGGCCCATGTGCAGCTGCTCGCGCCCGTGGGCGACCTGCACCTGCTGGCCACCGACGTGCAGCCGCTGGTGGAGCGCAGCGCCTCGCTGCTGCCCGACACCGTGCGCCAGGGCGAGACGCTGCACCTGGTGCTGGAGCGCCTGGCCGCGCGCCTGGGGCCGGGGCGCGTGTTGCGCCCGGTGGTGTTGCAAGACCACCGCCAGGAATGGATGTGCCGCTGGCAGAGCGCACCCGAGCCGCTGCCGCGCAAGCCGGCACCCGACACCGGCATGCCACAACCCACCTTTGTGTTGCCCGAGCCCTTGAGGCTGCTGGTGCGCGGCAACCGGCCGATCTACCAGGGCGAGTTGCAACTGCTCGCGGGCCCGCAGCGGGTGGAGGGCGGCTGGTGGGACCGGGTGGATGGGGCGAGCAACACGCGCAACGTGGTGCGGGATTACTGGGTGGCGCTGTCGGCGAAGGCGGGGGTGTTGTGGATCTTCCAGACGCGGCTGGAAGAAACGCCCGCGTGGTATTTGCATGGACATTTCGCATGA
- a CDS encoding NAD(P)-binding protein: MAVHDTDYLIVGAGATGLAFADTLLQESDAHITLVDMHGQPGGHWNDAYPFVSLHQPSAFYGVNSLALGTGRQDTVGHNAGLHELASGAEVSGYFQQVMHQILLPSGRVRYLPMSRFEGLDAGTARVTSLLSGAGSGISVRRKLVDARHFSPSVPATTKPKFSVAEGVRLVTPTQLTQLWQSAAERPARFCILGAGKTAMDTAVWLLECGVPQDAISWVMPRDSWVVNRLTTQPGEAFFKHSMGGQLAQMKALAEATSVTDLFERLEASGQMLRIDTQHTPRMFHYATLSEGEVQVLRQIQHVIRKGRVLAIERDALVLEQGREALADNTLCINCTASAVEMRDSEPIFQPGKIVPQLVRAPLVTFSSAVCAYVEAHYDDDATKNALCTPVPFPRNVGGYVQSTLVSLANQMRWSQDKPLRHWMRESRLDGFGKMTASIDPADTEKNAIVAELRQQAMAAVGNVKRLMAGSAAGPDPRC; encoded by the coding sequence ATGGCCGTGCACGACACCGACTACCTCATCGTGGGCGCAGGCGCCACCGGCCTGGCCTTTGCCGACACGCTGCTGCAGGAGAGCGATGCGCACATCACCCTGGTGGACATGCATGGTCAGCCCGGCGGCCATTGGAACGACGCCTACCCCTTTGTCTCACTGCACCAGCCCTCGGCCTTTTATGGGGTGAACTCGCTCGCGCTGGGCACCGGTCGCCAGGACACGGTGGGCCACAACGCCGGCCTGCACGAACTGGCCAGCGGCGCCGAGGTGAGCGGTTATTTCCAGCAGGTGATGCACCAGATACTGCTGCCCAGCGGCCGTGTGCGCTACCTCCCCATGAGCCGCTTCGAGGGCCTGGACGCCGGCACCGCCCGCGTGACCTCCCTGCTCTCGGGCGCGGGGTCCGGCATCAGCGTGCGCAGGAAACTGGTGGACGCGCGCCACTTCAGCCCCAGCGTGCCCGCCACCACAAAGCCGAAGTTCAGCGTGGCCGAGGGTGTTCGCCTCGTCACACCCACGCAGCTCACCCAGCTCTGGCAAAGCGCTGCCGAGCGCCCTGCCCGCTTCTGCATTCTGGGCGCCGGCAAGACGGCCATGGACACGGCCGTTTGGCTGCTCGAATGCGGTGTGCCGCAGGACGCCATCAGCTGGGTGATGCCGCGCGACTCGTGGGTGGTGAACCGGCTCACCACGCAACCCGGCGAAGCGTTCTTCAAACACTCGATGGGCGGGCAACTGGCGCAGATGAAGGCATTGGCCGAAGCCACCAGCGTGACCGACCTGTTCGAGCGCCTGGAGGCCAGCGGCCAGATGCTGCGCATCGACACGCAGCACACGCCCCGCATGTTTCACTACGCCACGCTCTCCGAAGGCGAGGTGCAGGTGCTGCGGCAGATCCAGCACGTGATCCGCAAGGGCCGTGTGTTGGCCATCGAGCGGGATGCGCTCGTGCTCGAACAAGGCCGCGAGGCCCTGGCCGACAACACGCTCTGCATCAACTGCACCGCCTCCGCCGTGGAGATGCGCGACAGCGAACCCATCTTCCAGCCTGGCAAGATCGTGCCCCAGCTCGTGCGTGCCCCGCTGGTGACCTTCAGCAGCGCCGTGTGCGCGTATGTGGAAGCGCACTACGACGACGACGCAACGAAGAACGCGCTGTGCACCCCTGTGCCCTTTCCGCGCAACGTGGGCGGCTACGTCCAGTCCACCCTGGTCAGCCTGGCCAACCAGATGCGCTGGAGCCAGGACAAGCCCCTGCGCCACTGGATGCGCGAAAGCCGCCTCGACGGCTTCGGCAAGATGACGGCCAGCATCGACCCTGCAGACACAGAAAAAAACGCCATCGTGGCCGAGCTGCGTCAGCAGGCGATGGCGGCGGTGGGCAATGTGAAACGGCTCATGGCCGGATCAGCGGCTGGACCGGACCCACGGTGCTGA
- a CDS encoding error-prone DNA polymerase, translated as MKLPDYAELRCISNFTFLRGASHAEELVERAQALGYRALALVDECSLAGVVRAHVAAKKHGLPLLVGSQFRVQCDTPFTLIVLACNLNGYGNLCEFITHLRRTSPKGSYHLTLDAIRAEALADCVVIAVPDRDSAQDPMDTTARWLLQHFIGRCWLGVTQLRRLDDEMLLHKLRQSSALTAVPLVAVGDVHMHVRSRKPLQDVLTATRIGQPLSACGLALQPNAEQHLRSRLTLGRCYPPELLAETLAVAARCAFSLDELRYQYPSEVVPEVQTPSSWLRQLTLEGAAWRWPQGTPPRFAKQIEHELELIADMRYEHYFLTVNDIVTFARSKDILCQGRGSAANSVVCYCLGITAVDPERTNLLFERFISRERNEPPDIDVDFEHERREEVIQYLYSKYGRERAALTATVISYRPRSALRDVGKALGFADGALDVLSKSTRWWDGQAIEPERLLEAGLDPEDLAVRQLLQLTTQLMGFPRHLSQHTGGFVLTQLPLSRLVPIENASMKDRTVIEWDKDDLDALGLLKVDVLALGMLTAIRKALTLISAKLGRTVTLQDIPEGDGPTYDMICAADTVGVFQIESRAQMSMLPRLQPRCYYDLVIEVALVRPGPIQGGAVHPYLDRRQGKLPVSYPGPRDGADLREALGRTLGIPIFQEQCMQIAVLAAGFTPGEADALRRAMAAWKRGGNLQQYERRLVDGMTARGYEAEFAQSVFEQIKGFSSYGFPESHAASFALLVYVSCWIKHHHPAEFLVAMLNSQPLGFYTPSQLVQDAKRHGVEVRPVDVVHSDWDCTLEGSDPLSLWERVGVRARPPTMPVVRLGLRLISGLKREAADRLVNARAKKPFTTTQDLARRANLDQPQMKLLAAADALTGLSGHRRQQVWDAAALRTAPALMKDAPIDEAPLALPEAPEGEAIVWDYDSLGLTLRRHPLALLRPQLTKRRLMSAEELNKAPNGRLVRHCGIVTLRQQPETASGVVFVSLEDETGVVQVIVWKHLRERQRTVLTQSRLLAVHGVWQREGEAKNLIAGHLEDLTPLLHGLSTVSRDFH; from the coding sequence ATGAAGCTGCCCGACTACGCCGAGCTGCGCTGCATCTCCAACTTCACCTTCCTGCGCGGCGCCAGCCACGCCGAAGAGCTGGTGGAGCGCGCCCAGGCGCTGGGCTACCGCGCGCTCGCGCTGGTGGACGAATGTTCCCTGGCGGGGGTGGTGCGGGCCCACGTGGCCGCCAAAAAACACGGCCTGCCGCTGCTGGTGGGCAGCCAGTTCCGGGTGCAGTGCGACACACCCTTCACCCTCATCGTGCTGGCCTGCAACCTCAACGGTTACGGCAACCTGTGCGAGTTCATCACACATCTGCGGCGCACGTCGCCCAAGGGCAGCTACCACCTCACGCTGGACGCCATCCGCGCCGAAGCGCTGGCCGATTGCGTGGTGATCGCCGTGCCCGATCGCGACAGCGCGCAGGACCCGATGGACACCACAGCGCGCTGGCTGCTGCAGCATTTCATCGGCCGCTGCTGGCTGGGTGTGACGCAGTTGCGCCGGCTCGACGACGAGATGCTGCTGCACAAGCTGCGCCAGAGCAGCGCACTCACCGCCGTGCCGCTGGTGGCCGTGGGCGATGTGCACATGCACGTGCGCTCGCGCAAGCCGCTGCAGGACGTGCTCACCGCCACGCGCATCGGCCAGCCGCTGAGCGCCTGCGGCCTGGCGCTGCAGCCCAATGCCGAGCAGCACCTGCGCTCGCGCCTCACGCTGGGCCGGTGTTACCCGCCCGAGCTGCTGGCCGAAACACTCGCCGTGGCGGCGCGCTGCGCGTTTTCGCTCGACGAGCTGCGCTACCAGTACCCCAGCGAGGTGGTGCCCGAGGTGCAGACGCCGTCGTCCTGGCTGCGGCAACTGACCCTGGAGGGTGCGGCCTGGCGCTGGCCGCAGGGCACACCGCCGCGGTTCGCGAAGCAGATCGAGCACGAACTCGAACTGATCGCCGACATGCGGTACGAGCACTACTTTCTGACGGTCAACGACATCGTGACCTTCGCGCGCTCCAAAGACATCTTGTGCCAGGGGCGGGGCTCGGCGGCCAACAGCGTGGTGTGTTACTGCCTGGGCATCACCGCGGTGGACCCCGAGCGCACCAACCTCCTGTTCGAGCGTTTCATCTCGCGCGAGCGCAACGAGCCGCCCGACATCGACGTGGACTTTGAACACGAGCGGCGCGAGGAGGTCATCCAGTACCTCTACAGCAAGTACGGCCGTGAACGCGCCGCGCTCACCGCCACCGTCATCAGTTACCGCCCGCGCAGCGCCCTGCGCGACGTAGGCAAGGCCCTGGGCTTTGCCGACGGCGCGCTCGATGTATTGAGCAAGAGCACACGCTGGTGGGACGGCCAAGCGATCGAGCCCGAGCGTTTGCTGGAAGCCGGGCTCGACCCCGAGGATCTGGCGGTGCGCCAGCTGCTGCAGCTCACCACGCAGCTCATGGGTTTTCCGCGCCACCTCTCGCAGCACACCGGCGGCTTCGTGCTCACCCAGCTGCCGCTCTCGCGCCTGGTGCCGATCGAGAACGCCAGCATGAAAGACCGCACCGTGATCGAGTGGGACAAGGACGACCTCGACGCCCTGGGCTTGCTCAAGGTGGACGTGCTGGCCCTGGGCATGCTCACCGCCATCCGCAAGGCCCTGACACTCATCAGCGCGAAGCTGGGCCGTACCGTCACGCTGCAGGACATTCCCGAAGGCGACGGGCCCACCTACGACATGATCTGCGCCGCCGACACCGTGGGCGTGTTCCAGATCGAGAGCCGCGCGCAGATGAGCATGCTGCCGCGCCTCCAACCGCGCTGTTATTACGACCTGGTGATCGAGGTCGCGCTGGTGCGCCCCGGCCCCATCCAGGGCGGCGCGGTGCACCCGTATCTGGACCGCCGGCAAGGCAAGCTGCCGGTGAGCTACCCGGGCCCGCGCGACGGCGCCGACCTGCGCGAAGCGCTGGGCCGCACGCTGGGCATTCCCATCTTCCAGGAGCAGTGCATGCAGATCGCGGTGTTGGCGGCGGGCTTTACACCCGGCGAGGCCGACGCCCTGCGCCGCGCCATGGCGGCGTGGAAACGCGGCGGCAACCTGCAGCAGTACGAACGCCGCCTGGTCGACGGCATGACCGCGCGCGGCTACGAGGCCGAATTCGCCCAAAGCGTGTTTGAACAGATCAAGGGCTTTTCCAGCTACGGCTTTCCCGAGAGCCACGCCGCCAGCTTTGCGCTGCTGGTCTACGTGAGCTGCTGGATCAAGCACCACCACCCCGCCGAGTTCCTGGTGGCCATGCTCAACAGCCAGCCGCTGGGTTTCTACACCCCCAGCCAGCTGGTGCAGGACGCCAAGCGCCATGGGGTGGAGGTGCGGCCGGTGGACGTGGTGCACAGCGACTGGGATTGCACGCTGGAAGGGTCTGACCCCCTCTCCCTCTGGGAGAGGGTTGGGGTGAGGGCCCGCCCGCCAACCATGCCTGTTGTCCGCCTGGGCTTGCGTCTGATCTCGGGCTTGAAGCGTGAAGCCGCCGATCGCCTGGTGAATGCGCGAGCAAAAAAACCCTTCACCACCACACAAGACCTCGCCCGCCGAGCGAACCTCGACCAACCGCAAATGAAACTGCTCGCCGCTGCTGATGCGCTGACAGGCCTGAGCGGCCACCGCCGCCAGCAGGTGTGGGACGCCGCCGCACTCCGGACCGCACCCGCGCTGATGAAGGACGCCCCGATCGACGAAGCCCCGCTGGCCCTGCCCGAAGCGCCCGAAGGCGAAGCCATCGTGTGGGACTACGACAGCCTGGGCCTGACCCTGCGCCGCCACCCGCTGGCGCTGCTGCGGCCACAACTCACGAAACGCCGGCTCATGAGCGCCGAAGAGCTGAACAAAGCCCCCAACGGCAGGCTGGTGCGCCACTGCGGCATCGTCACCCTGCGCCAGCAACCCGAGACCGCCTCGGGCGTGGTGTTCGTGAGCCTGGAAGACGAAACCGGCGTGGTGCAGGTCATCGTGTGGAAACACCTGCGCGAACGCCAGCGCACGGTGCTCACGCAGTCACGCCTGCTGGCGGTGCATGGCGTGTGGCAACGCGAAGGCGAAGCCAAAAACCTCATCGCCGGCCACCTGGAAGACCTCACGCCGTTGTTGCACGGGCTGTCGACGGTGAGCCGGGATTTTCATTGA